One Thermofilum sp. genomic window carries:
- a CDS encoding DUF554 domain-containing protein: MLGTLVNTAAVLLGSSLGLALRAKVPERALGLVKDAIGLFTLGLGAGMALEKANPIVLVASLLLGTLAGHAARLEGRIESLASRFSQRSSSFSEGLMTAFLTFCVGPMTVVGSLRDGMGDPTILLTKSVMDGVVSVAYAASLGWGVMASALPLLGFQGSLALLGWAARASLPQSSVSALTAVGGILLLGVGVNLLNLRKVRVGDMLPSLIFAPLLSLALA, encoded by the coding sequence ATGCTCGGGACGCTGGTTAATACGGCTGCTGTGCTTCTCGGCTCGTCTCTAGGCCTCGCTCTGCGGGCTAAAGTCCCTGAGCGGGCGCTCGGGCTCGTGAAAGACGCGATAGGGCTATTCACGCTCGGGCTCGGCGCGGGCATGGCTCTGGAGAAAGCTAACCCGATCGTGCTGGTTGCTTCGCTGCTGCTGGGAACGCTCGCGGGCCACGCGGCGAGGCTTGAGGGCAGGATAGAGTCTCTCGCGTCCCGGTTCTCGCAGCGCAGCTCCTCCTTCTCGGAAGGGCTGATGACCGCTTTCCTAACTTTCTGCGTCGGGCCGATGACTGTTGTCGGCTCGCTGAGGGATGGGATGGGTGACCCGACAATCCTGCTAACCAAGTCGGTGATGGATGGGGTGGTTTCTGTAGCGTACGCTGCGTCCCTGGGCTGGGGTGTGATGGCGAGTGCTTTACCTCTCCTCGGCTTTCAAGGCTCGCTCGCCCTGCTGGGGTGGGCTGCGAGAGCATCGCTACCGCAGTCCTCGGTTAGTGCGCTTACAGCTGTGGGCGGGATCCTCCTGCTGGGTGTTGGTGTAAACCTGCTGAACTTGCGGAAGGTTAGAGTGGGGGACATGCTCCCCTCGCTCATCTTCGCCCCGCTGCTGTCCCTAGCACTGGCATAG
- a CDS encoding ABC transporter substrate-binding protein has product MGSAKPRISTPLILAIAVVVTALVVGLVAYYLGAAAAVKPKANLLEIYHWWTSGGEKAAIDALVKVFQEKYPDVGVIQSPVAGGAGYVMKAVMKAMVAAGEAPDAFQMHLGYEMKPYIDAGYLEPIDDLWKSEGWEQVFPPVIRDMAYWNGHYYAVPVNIHRANVLWYNKRILDQYGIDPNTLKTWDGFFAACEKLRAAGLRYPIAMGGIGKWEIAHTIEQIFLSQGIDFYQDLINGKLADPNDPRLVRSFEIMRRYMEYVNPDYASLTWDQAVAKVIRGEAAFTIMGDWANGEFYVAGKVFNVDYGAIPSPGTEGIYMIVSDSFQLPKGAKHPENAIKWLKVVGSREGQDAFNPIKGSIPARVDADITKYGPYQRKAIEDFRTAKYMAPSIVHGSGAPEKFASAFNDIASDFATTRDVTKACRAIIDAINAAKADYTKTWRLTGG; this is encoded by the coding sequence ATGGGGAGCGCGAAACCACGCATTTCAACCCCCCTCATTCTCGCAATCGCCGTCGTAGTAACTGCTCTGGTAGTAGGCCTCGTGGCTTACTACCTTGGTGCGGCTGCGGCTGTCAAGCCTAAAGCCAACCTGCTCGAGATCTACCACTGGTGGACTTCCGGCGGCGAGAAGGCTGCGATCGACGCGCTAGTCAAAGTGTTCCAGGAGAAGTACCCCGACGTGGGTGTGATTCAGAGCCCCGTGGCGGGCGGCGCCGGCTACGTTATGAAAGCTGTCATGAAGGCGATGGTCGCGGCGGGTGAGGCTCCCGACGCTTTCCAGATGCACCTCGGCTACGAGATGAAACCCTATATCGACGCCGGCTACCTGGAGCCGATTGACGACCTGTGGAAGAGCGAGGGCTGGGAGCAAGTCTTCCCGCCCGTGATCAGGGACATGGCCTACTGGAACGGCCACTACTACGCTGTACCTGTGAACATCCACAGGGCGAACGTGCTCTGGTACAACAAGAGGATTCTCGACCAGTATGGGATCGACCCGAACACGTTGAAGACTTGGGACGGCTTCTTCGCCGCTTGCGAGAAGCTCCGCGCAGCCGGCTTAAGGTACCCGATCGCGATGGGCGGCATCGGCAAGTGGGAGATTGCGCACACGATCGAGCAGATATTCCTGAGCCAGGGTATCGACTTCTACCAGGACCTCATCAACGGCAAGCTGGCGGACCCGAACGACCCGCGCCTGGTTAGGTCCTTTGAGATCATGAGGAGGTACATGGAGTACGTTAACCCTGATTACGCCTCGCTGACGTGGGACCAGGCAGTCGCCAAGGTGATCAGGGGTGAGGCCGCCTTCACGATCATGGGCGACTGGGCGAACGGCGAGTTCTACGTTGCCGGCAAGGTCTTCAACGTCGACTACGGCGCGATACCCTCACCCGGCACAGAGGGCATCTACATGATAGTCTCCGACTCCTTCCAGCTGCCGAAGGGCGCTAAGCACCCGGAGAACGCTATCAAGTGGCTGAAGGTCGTCGGGTCCAGAGAAGGGCAGGACGCTTTCAACCCGATTAAGGGCTCTATCCCCGCGAGGGTGGATGCGGACATCACGAAGTACGGGCCCTACCAGAGGAAAGCTATCGAGGACTTCAGGACTGCGAAGTACATGGCCCCGAGCATCGTTCACGGCAGCGGAGCTCCTGAGAAGTTCGCGAGCGCCTTCAACGATATAGCTTCCGACTTCGCAACCACCAGGGACGTGACTAAGGCCTGCAGGGCGATCATTGACGCGATAAACGCTGCTAAAGCCGACTACACGAAGACCTGGAGGCTGACGGGAGGTTAA
- a CDS encoding sugar ABC transporter permease translates to MRLEGKHVLYFLLALFVAVAFFFIYCLIGWNVVLSFAQSRGLLIVYEFAGFQQYAKAVSDPVFFVSLRNNALLILLFIPGSIGLGLLLAILMSTVGGKLETFFRMIFLLPFSLSFVVTGAMWAWMYNYTFGVANTLLSALLGGLRVNWLGDPEIAMYSVILALMWQFSGYTALVFLAGIKSVPVEQLEAATVDGASTIQVYSHVIIPQLKPWILSAFVVLMVFALKAFDFIYVLTNGGPGVSTYVLALLMYRRAFFETDFPYGAALATILLLIVVAVVAPYLVTSTRRR, encoded by the coding sequence ATGAGGCTTGAGGGTAAGCATGTGCTATACTTCCTTCTGGCGTTGTTTGTGGCTGTAGCGTTCTTCTTCATCTACTGCCTTATCGGCTGGAACGTTGTGCTGTCGTTCGCCCAGAGCAGGGGGCTGCTCATCGTCTACGAGTTTGCCGGCTTCCAGCAGTACGCGAAAGCTGTCAGCGACCCTGTGTTCTTCGTCTCGCTTAGGAACAACGCGCTCCTCATTCTACTCTTCATACCGGGGAGCATAGGCCTAGGTCTTTTACTGGCGATCTTGATGAGCACTGTCGGCGGCAAGCTCGAGACGTTTTTCCGCATGATCTTCCTCCTACCCTTCTCCCTCTCTTTCGTGGTCACAGGCGCTATGTGGGCCTGGATGTACAACTACACGTTCGGCGTCGCGAACACGCTGCTCTCCGCGCTGCTGGGAGGGCTGCGCGTGAACTGGCTGGGCGACCCGGAGATAGCTATGTACAGCGTGATCCTCGCGCTCATGTGGCAGTTCTCCGGCTACACAGCCCTAGTGTTCCTGGCGGGGATAAAGTCCGTGCCTGTCGAGCAGCTTGAAGCAGCTACCGTCGACGGGGCGTCGACGATACAGGTATACTCGCACGTCATCATCCCGCAGCTGAAGCCGTGGATCCTCTCAGCTTTCGTCGTCCTGATGGTCTTCGCCCTCAAGGCTTTCGACTTCATCTACGTTCTGACCAACGGCGGCCCAGGAGTGTCGACGTACGTGCTAGCTCTGCTAATGTACCGGAGAGCTTTCTTCGAGACGGACTTCCCCTACGGCGCGGCCCTGGCAACAATACTCCTACTCATCGTGGTCGCCGTGGTGGCACCTTACCTCGTGACCTCTACGAGAAGGAGGTGA
- a CDS encoding carbohydrate ABC transporter permease, with amino-acid sequence MKLARVLAGAVLAVLALLWLLPFWSVITTALKDDLEARMTVPIVPPSRPTLLPFARALEAMSQGLFNSLVFTVSATLLSTLIGSLNGYVLSKIRFKHSDIVFLLLSFGIFLPYHAIAIPLLMVTSRVGLYNSLLGMTLVHTIYGIPICSLFFRSFLDELPQSLIDSARVDGAEETTIYFRVVLPLSWPAFVVTAVFQFTSIWNDFLFGLILTKGANQPASVVLANLLGTTAAEWNTQMAGTFLYAFPVMVFYFLLGKYLIRGYLAGAIKA; translated from the coding sequence GTGAAGCTGGCTCGAGTTCTGGCCGGCGCGGTCCTCGCGGTTCTCGCGCTGCTCTGGCTGCTGCCCTTCTGGTCGGTGATCACCACAGCGCTCAAGGATGACCTTGAAGCGAGGATGACGGTCCCCATAGTTCCGCCTTCAAGGCCTACGCTCCTGCCCTTCGCCAGAGCCCTCGAAGCGATGAGCCAGGGCTTATTCAACAGCCTAGTCTTCACGGTGTCCGCCACGCTTCTCTCCACGCTCATCGGGTCGCTCAACGGGTACGTGCTGTCGAAGATTCGCTTCAAGCACTCCGATATCGTCTTCCTGCTGCTGAGCTTCGGCATCTTCCTCCCCTACCACGCCATCGCTATACCGCTGCTCATGGTGACCAGCAGGGTGGGCCTGTACAACTCGCTGCTAGGGATGACGCTTGTCCACACGATCTACGGGATACCGATCTGCAGCCTCTTCTTCCGAAGCTTCCTCGACGAGCTCCCCCAAAGCCTGATCGACTCAGCGCGGGTCGACGGCGCGGAGGAGACGACGATCTACTTCAGAGTGGTTCTGCCTCTCTCCTGGCCAGCTTTCGTCGTAACCGCCGTGTTCCAGTTCACGAGCATCTGGAACGACTTCCTCTTCGGCCTCATCCTGACGAAAGGCGCCAACCAGCCCGCTAGCGTAGTCCTCGCAAACCTCCTCGGAACCACAGCCGCCGAGTGGAACACACAGATGGCAGGAACCTTCCTATACGCGTTCCCCGTGATGGTGTTCTACTTCCTTCTAGGGAAGTACCTCATACGCGGCTACCTTGCAGGTGCGATCAAAGCGTAG
- a CDS encoding DUF973 family protein, protein MALESNYVEGMKLLRSAATLQIIAYALSFAGSLLFLLSLLPLFTSLHFAPRNGFPSWPAVIEKLAPGLVLLALAAILLIVAAVLGFIAIFAKLIPSASRLANWRSRLSTPSKLVKYGYWGALAFGILALIIVGVALATLAPQITRGFVPGEGRLLALLGWVLGGAALALIAAIMSFIGWIGLLILLFELSSETGIGGFKTAAVLHIAGVAASLLSVSVPLLFISVSVSTALELAAWYLTRDSAEKALQPPPPPPPPTLPTSP, encoded by the coding sequence ATGGCGCTCGAATCCAACTACGTTGAGGGAATGAAACTTCTGCGTAGCGCTGCAACTCTTCAGATAATCGCGTACGCTCTGAGCTTCGCGGGCTCGCTGCTCTTCCTGCTGTCGCTGCTACCTCTCTTCACCTCACTCCACTTCGCGCCGCGGAACGGCTTTCCTTCTTGGCCCGCTGTCATCGAGAAGCTGGCGCCGGGCTTAGTCCTGCTCGCCTTAGCGGCAATTCTCCTGATAGTCGCTGCCGTGCTCGGCTTTATAGCTATTTTCGCGAAGCTCATCCCCTCGGCCTCACGCCTAGCGAATTGGAGGAGCAGGCTCAGCACGCCAAGCAAGCTGGTCAAGTACGGCTACTGGGGCGCTCTAGCCTTCGGGATCCTGGCTCTGATCATCGTAGGGGTAGCGCTCGCCACCCTTGCCCCGCAGATTACGAGGGGCTTCGTCCCCGGGGAGGGAAGGCTCCTCGCGCTCCTGGGCTGGGTGCTGGGCGGAGCTGCTCTCGCCCTTATCGCCGCGATAATGAGCTTCATCGGCTGGATAGGGCTCCTCATCCTGCTCTTCGAGCTCTCATCGGAGACGGGTATCGGCGGCTTCAAGACAGCTGCAGTGCTTCACATCGCTGGCGTCGCAGCTTCTCTGCTCTCGGTTAGCGTGCCCTTGCTCTTCATCTCGGTTAGTGTGAGCACTGCTCTGGAGCTCGCAGCCTGGTACCTCACGAGGGATTCTGCGGAGAAAGCTCTCCAGCCCCCGCCACCCCCGCCGCCACCAACCCTTCCAACCTCTCCCTAG
- a CDS encoding ATP-dependent DNA helicase, with the protein MSSSSFPYTPRKHQLEVSKEISRELRRRNVILEAPTGFGKTPVVIHALLPYLEKGYRVVWAVRTGSETDRPMEELKVFRERVGVKLFAISFRGKRDMCLLARRFGEKLDYSEVSYICSRERARCPFYRKLSEGVDLERFRRRGALTFVDVLTEAEKLGVCPYFLQRSLLRFADVVSLSYNYVVSEELSWSIKSVFPFRDSILVVDEAHNLQHLDLGGDVITEGTLGRAVSEARQMGEEEVAELVEHVRGAVEELFGRLGEEESATFEPEQLLPDNYPELLERALRVGEAVRELRYKQGRRPQSSLHHFAEFMSRALSARGVRGVALIAEKLEGRLHLEILDMRAAEILRGVWRSFRRVIFMSGTLSPLDAFAETVGVDNYHAISVPSPYDEANASVYVVRDLSTRGEELSDEMASKYVEAVARLLGRVRRNTAVFTASYRVQARLFEAGLRERAEELGYEVFAERRDMSGDEADSVLRKFKSLAAEGRGLLVAPMGGRFAEGSDYPGEELMCVFLAGIPFEKPTTKTKLYVEYYEELYGEDRGRLYAYVYPALRKAAQALGRALRSPYDQAVLVLGDSRYKTYSQLLPDYVRELAKEASYRDLGSVRLPWLEVRLPRPPP; encoded by the coding sequence GTGTCTTCGTCAAGCTTTCCCTACACGCCCCGGAAGCACCAACTCGAGGTCTCGAAGGAGATCAGCAGGGAGCTTAGGAGGCGGAACGTGATCCTGGAGGCCCCCACGGGCTTCGGGAAGACTCCCGTCGTGATACACGCACTCCTCCCCTACCTGGAGAAGGGGTACAGGGTAGTGTGGGCTGTGAGGACGGGGAGCGAGACCGACAGGCCGATGGAGGAGCTGAAAGTTTTCCGCGAGAGAGTCGGCGTGAAGCTGTTCGCGATCAGCTTCCGGGGCAAGCGGGACATGTGCCTCCTCGCCCGGAGGTTCGGGGAGAAGCTAGACTACTCGGAGGTCTCGTACATCTGCAGCAGGGAGAGGGCGAGGTGCCCGTTCTACAGGAAGCTCAGCGAGGGTGTCGACTTGGAGCGCTTCAGGCGCCGGGGCGCCCTGACGTTCGTGGACGTGCTCACTGAGGCTGAGAAGCTCGGGGTCTGTCCCTACTTCCTCCAGAGGAGCTTGCTGAGGTTCGCGGACGTAGTCTCTTTGAGCTACAACTACGTGGTCAGCGAGGAGTTGAGCTGGAGCATCAAGTCGGTTTTCCCCTTTCGCGACTCAATTCTCGTAGTGGATGAGGCGCACAACCTCCAGCACCTCGACCTTGGCGGCGACGTGATCACCGAGGGGACTCTAGGAAGGGCGGTGAGCGAGGCGAGGCAGATGGGCGAAGAGGAGGTTGCGGAGCTCGTCGAGCACGTTCGGGGCGCGGTTGAAGAGCTCTTCGGCAGGCTGGGTGAGGAGGAGTCGGCGACGTTCGAGCCTGAGCAGCTGCTCCCCGACAACTACCCTGAGCTGCTCGAGCGGGCGCTGAGGGTCGGGGAGGCAGTTCGGGAGCTGAGGTACAAGCAGGGGCGCAGGCCCCAGTCGAGCCTCCACCACTTCGCGGAGTTCATGAGCAGAGCGCTCTCCGCGAGGGGTGTGCGCGGAGTCGCGTTGATCGCCGAGAAGCTGGAGGGCAGGCTCCACCTCGAGATTCTCGACATGAGAGCTGCGGAGATCCTGCGGGGCGTGTGGAGGTCTTTCCGGAGAGTTATCTTCATGTCCGGCACTCTCTCGCCACTCGACGCCTTCGCGGAGACCGTCGGTGTCGACAACTACCACGCGATCAGCGTTCCCAGCCCGTACGACGAGGCTAACGCGTCCGTCTACGTCGTGAGGGACTTGTCTACGAGAGGAGAGGAGTTGAGCGACGAGATGGCCAGCAAGTACGTGGAGGCCGTCGCCAGGCTGCTCGGCAGGGTTCGGAGGAACACCGCGGTGTTCACAGCCAGCTACCGGGTTCAGGCTAGGCTTTTCGAGGCGGGCCTGCGCGAGAGAGCCGAGGAGCTCGGCTACGAGGTTTTCGCAGAAAGGCGGGACATGAGCGGTGACGAAGCCGACTCCGTCTTGAGGAAGTTCAAGTCGCTTGCCGCGGAGGGCCGGGGGCTCCTCGTCGCCCCGATGGGGGGCCGCTTCGCCGAAGGCTCGGACTACCCTGGGGAGGAGCTCATGTGCGTTTTCCTCGCGGGCATCCCCTTCGAGAAGCCGACCACGAAGACTAAGCTCTACGTCGAGTACTACGAGGAGCTCTACGGAGAGGATAGGGGGAGGCTTTACGCCTACGTGTACCCCGCGCTGCGGAAAGCCGCTCAAGCCCTCGGGAGAGCGCTCCGCAGCCCGTACGACCAGGCTGTCCTGGTTCTAGGCGATAGCAGGTACAAGACCTACTCGCAGCTTCTCCCAGACTACGTGCGCGAGCTCGCCAAGGAGGCGAGCTACAGGGATCTAGGCTCCGTGAGGCTCCCGTGGCTGGAGGTAAGGCTGCCTCGCCCCCCGCCTTGA
- a CDS encoding metallophosphoesterase: protein MRKAALLLVFLVVLLPANLPLAQPPLPGVPALASQTASSDISIGKPAVVTPGGSFSFSLSTDPGPLKGGYIYSVVFDGGRLVLLNYTLTLSYSAGKVSASLPSGVRPGLYDLVVVGQARIELPRSVWVLDPSKTSFRIVHVTDQHYGAGQPDILTGDTNRFAGYVVASLLAPDFIVDTGDLADTVNERYYRWAVAYERAFLYSYPIFAIPGNHDTPSDSWSKHYGSPTWYRLIGDKLLIIGLYTYEQGYAPLEQLRWAEEVLKQHASVPYKVIMMHHPVFYYQGELKTTHDDERVIYPYSPQSPGSPLYSSWSGNMEATRYFLRIVEENGVFAVFSGHVHRDLYVKYTSTRTGRTTYFLTATTLGMGSAIYDGLGFYEIDLKSGSINFPVKTNTFIGFANDTRRLAQNSIPVGTYPPPNNLGVSNQVFTPSALYQWPHAYVLTLENRLDYLNLENVAVWCLPWSGEFSAKIIESAGGAEFSVLDTLSLGGELYLAVRIKLPPGGRLVVALSNAPDTSPPTVKKVLLIPEQPQPGSSFQALVEVEDSGWGIARFTATLVSGGAATPLEAQIYTPGTFADPISSFTYRVSGKVPAGSGEVKLVFSAVDFAGNKVEKELVIFRATEQPPSPPAQPLPTQPPEQPPAQPPEQPAPEQPAPQPAFTAQPMLIAAAAALLLAAIVLLVVAGLRARRKAQLNK, encoded by the coding sequence ATGAGGAAAGCTGCACTTCTACTCGTTTTCTTAGTGGTTCTGCTACCTGCTAACCTACCGCTCGCGCAGCCTCCACTGCCGGGGGTACCCGCTCTAGCTTCTCAAACGGCTTCGAGCGACATAAGCATAGGCAAGCCTGCAGTGGTAACGCCAGGAGGCTCCTTCTCCTTCTCCCTCTCCACCGACCCAGGCCCCCTGAAGGGCGGCTACATCTACAGCGTGGTGTTTGACGGAGGTAGGCTGGTGCTCTTAAACTACACGCTGACCCTGAGCTACTCCGCCGGGAAGGTTTCCGCCTCTCTACCGTCGGGCGTCCGGCCAGGTCTCTACGACCTTGTCGTCGTAGGGCAGGCTCGCATCGAGCTCCCGAGGAGCGTCTGGGTTCTCGACCCCTCGAAGACGAGCTTCAGGATCGTCCACGTGACTGACCAGCACTACGGCGCAGGACAGCCGGACATACTCACAGGAGATACGAACCGCTTTGCCGGCTACGTGGTAGCCTCCCTGCTCGCACCCGACTTCATCGTAGATACGGGAGACTTGGCGGACACCGTGAACGAGCGGTACTACCGCTGGGCAGTCGCCTACGAGAGAGCTTTCCTCTACAGCTACCCGATCTTCGCTATCCCGGGCAACCACGACACGCCAAGCGACTCGTGGAGCAAGCACTACGGTAGCCCCACCTGGTACAGGCTGATCGGTGACAAGCTGCTGATAATCGGATTATACACGTACGAGCAGGGCTACGCGCCGCTGGAGCAGCTGCGGTGGGCGGAGGAAGTGCTCAAGCAGCATGCCAGCGTACCCTACAAGGTAATTATGATGCACCACCCTGTCTTCTACTACCAGGGCGAGCTGAAGACAACGCATGACGATGAGAGAGTGATCTACCCGTACAGCCCCCAGAGCCCCGGCTCGCCGCTTTACTCATCTTGGAGCGGCAACATGGAAGCTACACGCTACTTTCTAAGGATAGTCGAGGAGAACGGTGTCTTCGCGGTATTCTCGGGTCACGTGCACCGCGACCTCTACGTCAAGTACACGAGCACCCGCACCGGCAGGACAACCTACTTCCTGACCGCGACGACGCTCGGCATGGGCTCCGCGATCTACGACGGCTTAGGCTTCTACGAGATTGACCTCAAAAGCGGCTCGATAAACTTCCCGGTTAAAACCAACACGTTCATCGGGTTTGCTAACGACACTAGGAGGCTTGCCCAGAACTCCATCCCGGTCGGCACCTACCCGCCACCTAACAACCTGGGTGTATCGAACCAGGTGTTCACGCCCTCCGCGCTCTACCAATGGCCTCACGCGTACGTCCTCACCCTAGAGAACAGGCTGGACTACCTCAACCTAGAGAACGTGGCCGTGTGGTGCCTCCCGTGGAGCGGGGAATTCTCGGCTAAAATCATCGAGAGCGCTGGTGGCGCTGAGTTCTCGGTGCTCGACACCCTGAGCCTCGGCGGCGAGCTCTACCTTGCAGTGAGGATCAAGCTCCCGCCCGGTGGGCGGCTTGTAGTCGCGCTGAGCAACGCGCCCGACACCTCGCCACCCACGGTCAAGAAGGTGCTGCTAATCCCAGAGCAGCCTCAGCCCGGCTCCAGCTTCCAGGCGCTAGTTGAAGTAGAGGACAGCGGCTGGGGTATCGCGCGCTTTACAGCCACCCTCGTGAGCGGGGGAGCCGCAACGCCACTAGAAGCTCAAATCTATACACCAGGCACTTTCGCGGACCCCATTAGTAGCTTCACTTACAGGGTGTCCGGTAAGGTACCTGCGGGGAGCGGCGAGGTAAAGCTAGTCTTCAGCGCAGTCGACTTCGCTGGGAACAAAGTCGAGAAGGAGCTCGTGATATTCCGTGCAACGGAGCAGCCACCGTCCCCACCCGCGCAGCCTCTGCCTACCCAGCCTCCGGAGCAGCCGCCTGCGCAGCCTCCAGAGCAGCCTGCGCCTGAGCAGCCCGCGCCCCAGCCAGCTTTCACCGCGCAGCCGATGCTGATAGCTGCAGCTGCTGCCTTGCTTCTCGCAGCAATAGTTCTACTAGTGGTGGCGGGCCTGCGCGCCAGGAGGAAAGCACAGCTTAACAAGTAG